CAGTGGAAGAGGGCAAGGAGAACCGTGGCGATTCCTACCGCAAAGAGGACGAACGAGGCAGTCCAAAGAGCCTTGATCAGCGGCAGCTGGAGACCCAATAGGAGGCCACCCCCTGTGCAGGCCAAGCCGATGAACGCAAGAGTGCGGACGCGGCTCCCCACAGCGCCCGTTCCGCTGCGAAGGATGTCGCCCACAATGCTACCCCCGCATACTAGGGCACCGGTCGGTACTACCGAAACGGCGCCAGCTAGGTGCAACTGGGCAAGGTACTTGTCATTCACGTAGCTGATAATGTTGCAGTCGGGAAGGAGCGTACCACCAGGACAGCCGGCGAAGGGCACGAAGGAAAGGAGCACCCAATGAGCCGCCAGGAGCAGCACCGCCAACCCTGTGCGGAGCGCAGGAGAAAGGGCGTACGCGCATGCCCCTACCAGGTAGGCTAGGCCGATCAGCTGGAGGACATCGAGGCCGACTACCACCCGCCTGGCAGTACTGGAAACAAGCACGATACCCAACAAGACCAAGATCCCAGCGCGCCGCGCGGCCTTTGTCAGGTAAGAGAGATGCGTGCCGCCTTTTGCTCTAAAGGCGCCGTAGGAAAACGGAATGGCCACGCCCACGCAATACAAGAACCAGGGGAAAATCAGGTCGCAGAAGGTTACTCGGCCTCCCCAGGGGGCATGACGAAACCATGAAGGATAGGCCTGGTCGTGCACGGTGTTGTTGACCATGAGCATGGCGGCGATGGTGAACCCGCGCAGAGCATCCAACGACACGAGTCGCTTCTGCGAGACAAAGGAGAGGCTCTGGGCCATGGAGGAAAGGTTCTCAGAATGCAGTTTGCACACCGAAAGTGCAGAAAAGGCTCTGGAGGCCGCTCACGTTTTCCAGGCGCAAAGCGAGCGCAGGCCAGAGCTCGCCCACGATCAGGCGGTAGCCAATTTCAACAAGAATGCCGAACCGGCCGCCCAATGCCATGCGCGCCCCCATACCACCCTCAAAGGCCCAGCTCCATTGGTCCTGCTCGCGCGCCGGCACAAACACTTCTGCCAGCTGATACGCTCCGCGTGTGGCTCGCCAATGGTGCAAACCCACGCCGCCGCCAGCAAAGACCTGTAGCCGACGCCAGGAGGCCAAGGCATGACTTGCGCGCACCGTCGCACTTACGGAACCAAAAT
The candidate division KSB1 bacterium DNA segment above includes these coding regions:
- a CDS encoding DUF5009 domain-containing protein yields the protein MAQSLSFVSQKRLVSLDALRGFTIAAMLMVNNTVHDQAYPSWFRHAPWGGRVTFCDLIFPWFLYCVGVAIPFSYGAFRAKGGTHLSYLTKAARRAGILVLLGIVLVSSTARRVVVGLDVLQLIGLAYLVGACAYALSPALRTGLAVLLLAAHWVLLSFVPFAGCPGGTLLPDCNIISYVNDKYLAQLHLAGAVSVVPTGALVCGGSIVGDILRSGTGAVGSRVRTLAFIGLACTGGGLLLGLQLPLIKALWTASFVLFAVGIATVLLALFHWLIEGRGYKSWAFPFVVFGMNAITAYFLSVMVRVHTLQEWQVQVGGTTMSVREALWRWLDSVLGATAASWTYTCAYVLVWWLILYWMYRRRIFWKI